The Gemmatimonadales bacterium genome contains a region encoding:
- a CDS encoding NUDIX hydrolase, translated as MAIRPAATILLLRDAAVGVEVFMVRRNPSSAFVGGAYVFPGGRVDVLDAIDPGRCSGLDARTADQRLGVAGQGLAFHVAAVRECFEEAGVLLAYDRQGNLLDFSAPEADAHYRSLRDRLNAGTLSFGALLEQEDLTLALDRLAYLSHWITPMGEPRRFDTRFFAAEAPANQVAAHDDWELTDSDWVRPDEATERARKREWQIILPTMANLRAIADHPSAAEAVSWARRQRLPLPAILPKVYQGRLVLPGDEDYDLGEPDISLLDREGRDRAFLP; from the coding sequence ATGGCAATTCGCCCTGCCGCGACGATTCTGCTGCTTCGTGATGCAGCGGTCGGCGTCGAGGTCTTCATGGTCCGCCGCAATCCAAGCTCGGCGTTCGTCGGCGGTGCGTACGTGTTTCCGGGCGGGCGGGTCGACGTACTCGACGCGATCGACCCGGGTCGCTGCAGCGGTCTCGATGCCCGCACCGCCGATCAACGGCTTGGTGTGGCCGGACAAGGATTGGCGTTCCACGTCGCGGCCGTGCGCGAGTGTTTTGAAGAAGCTGGCGTGCTGCTCGCCTACGACCGGCAGGGCAACCTGCTCGACTTCAGCGCGCCGGAGGCCGATGCCCACTACCGGTCGCTCCGTGATCGGCTGAACGCAGGCACCCTGTCTTTCGGCGCGCTGCTCGAACAGGAAGACCTGACCCTCGCCCTCGATCGTCTGGCGTACCTCTCCCACTGGATTACCCCGATGGGCGAGCCGCGCCGTTTCGACACGCGTTTCTTCGCGGCCGAGGCGCCGGCCAATCAGGTTGCCGCGCACGACGACTGGGAGCTGACCGATTCGGACTGGGTCCGTCCGGACGAGGCCACCGAGCGGGCTCGGAAGCGCGAGTGGCAGATCATTCTGCCAACCATGGCCAACCTTCGCGCCATTGCCGATCACCCGTCGGCTGCAGAGGCCGTCAGCTGGGCACGTCGTCAGCGGCTGCCGCTGCCGGCGATTCTGCCCAAGGTGTACCAGGGTCGGCTCGTGCTGCCCGGCGACGAGGATTACGATCTGGGTGAACCCGACATCTCCCTGCTCGACCGCGAGGGACGGGACCGCGCTTTCCTGCCATGA
- a CDS encoding amidase, translating into MRIAPFGRRLGAALLLATGPACLAAQASFDVTERSARELQAALQAGTVTSVALVDAYLARIAAYDVGGPGLNSVIRQSASARTDAARLDAERRAGRVRGPLHGIPILLKDNFDTADAPTSGSSLALATLRPGADAFVVQRLREAGAIILGKTNMHELAAGITSISSLGGQTRNPYDPRRCPGGSSGGTGVAIAASFAAIGWGSDTCGSIRIPAAYNSLFGLRPTQGLVSRSGVQPLSHTQDIAGPLARTAADLAIALEVSVGYDPADPTTASLANRPPFRFLAAVDSASLRGVRLGMLTALIEAADADIRDTVRAAAAAMAQHGAELVPVAIPELDGLLRASGVLNYETKFDLAEYLSRVPGAPVASLSEILDRGLYHDALDARFRRADTVSSPNSEPYRQTLAGRAVLRERLVAVLDSLKLDALVYPTMQRRPVLVGDPQLGGTCQLSANSGMPALSAPAGFTADGLPVAYEMLGRPYDDVRLVAIAAAFERVGPRRRPPPNTPPLVRGRAPAAQRFTVRGGNGSGRTVGEFSFEPSTGDLRYRVRVTGVPADQVNAVVLRRNSGGTPGPVIERLVRPGTLTGEGVLTLVGVNRSALDAGQLSIELFTTEAPSGTAAATLSAR; encoded by the coding sequence ATGCGCATCGCCCCGTTCGGTCGTCGGCTCGGAGCAGCCTTGCTGCTCGCCACTGGACCCGCCTGCCTCGCTGCGCAGGCAAGCTTCGACGTGACCGAGCGCTCCGCCCGCGAGTTGCAAGCCGCTCTCCAGGCCGGCACAGTGACCTCGGTAGCCCTGGTCGATGCCTACCTGGCGCGGATCGCAGCCTACGATGTCGGCGGCCCCGGCCTCAACAGCGTGATTCGTCAGAGCGCCTCCGCCCGCACCGACGCCGCCCGACTCGACGCCGAGCGACGCGCCGGGCGGGTGCGCGGACCCCTGCACGGCATTCCGATTCTTCTCAAAGACAACTTCGACACGGCCGACGCGCCAACCAGCGGGTCCTCGCTGGCGCTCGCAACGCTCCGGCCGGGGGCCGACGCGTTCGTGGTGCAACGCCTCCGTGAGGCCGGCGCCATCATTCTCGGCAAGACCAACATGCACGAGTTGGCCGCCGGGATCACCTCGATCTCGTCGCTGGGCGGCCAGACCCGCAATCCGTACGACCCGCGCCGCTGCCCCGGCGGCTCGAGCGGCGGAACCGGTGTCGCCATTGCGGCGAGCTTTGCCGCCATCGGCTGGGGCAGCGATACCTGCGGATCGATCCGGATCCCGGCGGCTTACAACAGCCTGTTCGGGCTTCGGCCGACGCAGGGTCTGGTCAGCCGATCGGGGGTCCAGCCACTCTCGCACACCCAGGATATTGCCGGCCCCCTGGCCCGCACCGCTGCGGACCTGGCGATTGCCCTCGAGGTCAGTGTCGGCTACGACCCGGCCGACCCGACCACGGCATCGCTCGCCAATCGCCCGCCGTTCCGCTTCCTGGCGGCGGTCGACTCGGCCAGCTTGCGCGGCGTGCGACTCGGCATGCTGACCGCCCTGATCGAAGCTGCCGACGCCGATATCCGCGACACTGTGCGCGCCGCGGCTGCGGCCATGGCGCAGCATGGCGCCGAGCTGGTCCCGGTCGCGATTCCGGAGCTCGATGGCCTGCTGCGAGCCTCCGGCGTGCTCAACTACGAAACCAAGTTCGACCTGGCAGAGTACCTGAGCCGCGTGCCGGGCGCCCCGGTTGCGAGCCTGAGCGAAATCCTCGACCGCGGTCTCTACCATGACGCGCTCGATGCCCGCTTCCGCCGCGCCGATACCGTTTCGTCGCCGAACAGCGAACCCTATCGTCAGACGCTGGCTGGGCGCGCGGTGCTGCGGGAGCGCCTCGTGGCCGTCCTCGACAGCCTCAAGCTCGACGCCCTGGTCTATCCAACCATGCAGCGACGACCCGTCCTCGTCGGCGATCCGCAACTCGGGGGCACCTGTCAGCTCAGTGCCAACTCGGGGATGCCGGCCCTGAGTGCGCCGGCCGGCTTCACGGCGGACGGGCTTCCGGTTGCCTACGAAATGCTCGGCCGCCCGTACGATGATGTCCGACTCGTAGCCATTGCGGCCGCCTTTGAGCGGGTCGGGCCGCGCCGACGGCCGCCACCCAATACGCCCCCGCTGGTCCGCGGACGCGCGCCAGCCGCGCAGAGGTTTACGGTTCGCGGCGGCAACGGTTCGGGTCGCACGGTCGGGGAGTTCAGCTTCGAGCCAAGCACGGGAGACCTGCGCTATCGGGTCCGGGTGACTGGCGTGCCGGCCGACCAGGTGAACGCTGTGGTGCTCCGGCGTAACAGCGGCGGTACGCCGGGCCCGGTCATCGAACGGCTGGTGCGTCCCGGCACGCTGACCGGCGAAGGCGTGCTGACACTGGTCGGCGTCAATCGGTCGGCGCTCGACGCGGGTCAGCTCTCGATCGAGCTCTTCACGACGGAGGCACCCTCGGGCACGGCCGCAGCCACGCTGTCCGCTCGCTAG
- a CDS encoding Ig-like domain-containing protein produces the protein MKLTRIGAIPTALLLLPLVGAPLQAQSPAVAKLVAEPTALRIQAGDSTRIRIRAYDAQGREIADPEVRVFGTRRAVAYSDGMVHALAAGTHTLTAAAQGSGGSPIMLEIPVTVTWPQITKLEIVADQGKLYTGVTLAHRARGLHADGSERPGLAPTWRSSDPSVATVDRFGNVRGVKPGTVTISAQDAGASATLTHTVAAHPVTALEISLPDSTLRTGDVIHLKAVARGAGGRVVTDAPVTWSYSYVPADTVAPSGLPGGSGIVQFGRFAANHPGRYTVMARSGTAFAEKTLEVVERSARRPIQITARGNINHVHTSDLWPWAGKDGRDYALVGTWGGDGYAYVFDITDLNNLVKTDSIKIDARTINDVTVSPDGRYGVLAREGASNRINGVVILDLANPRHPKVASTFEQELTGGVHNMFATDDYLYAISGGAKYVIIDMSDIYKPKYVSEYRHPNARIHDLWVKDGIAYSAQGGAGTVVVDVGNGKWGGSPQNPKLITTYAVNSGHEIFPYYQESTGRTYLFIGDEEMNRSNRVWAGTNYRNEMTTPGGVPQTSGGYVHIVDFTDPMKPMPVGRYHIEDFGAHDIIVKDDVLYQAYYEGGVRVVDVSGELMGNLVDQGREIAVFKPYDPKGFTPNASFVMNAMPWKGHVLFTDFNTGLWAARVMPKETLTP, from the coding sequence ATGAAGCTAACTCGTATCGGCGCCATCCCAACAGCGTTACTGCTCCTCCCGCTGGTCGGGGCGCCCCTCCAGGCGCAGAGCCCGGCCGTCGCCAAGCTGGTGGCGGAGCCGACGGCCCTGCGGATTCAGGCCGGTGACTCGACCCGGATCCGGATCCGGGCCTATGACGCCCAGGGTCGCGAGATTGCCGACCCGGAGGTCCGGGTTTTCGGCACCCGCCGAGCGGTCGCCTACAGTGACGGTATGGTCCACGCCCTGGCGGCCGGAACTCATACTCTGACAGCGGCGGCCCAGGGCTCGGGCGGAAGTCCGATCATGCTGGAAATCCCGGTGACCGTGACTTGGCCACAGATCACTAAGCTGGAGATTGTGGCCGATCAGGGCAAGCTCTACACCGGGGTGACCCTGGCTCACCGGGCCCGGGGCCTTCACGCCGACGGCAGCGAGCGACCGGGACTGGCCCCGACCTGGCGCAGTTCCGACCCGTCGGTGGCCACGGTCGACCGGTTCGGCAACGTCCGCGGCGTCAAGCCGGGCACGGTGACGATCTCGGCACAGGATGCCGGGGCGTCGGCTACGCTGACGCACACGGTTGCTGCACATCCGGTCACGGCGCTGGAGATTTCGCTGCCCGACTCGACGCTCAGGACCGGCGACGTGATCCACCTCAAGGCCGTGGCTCGGGGTGCCGGAGGACGGGTCGTGACCGACGCTCCGGTCACCTGGAGCTACAGCTATGTGCCCGCCGACACCGTGGCGCCGTCGGGGCTTCCAGGTGGATCCGGCATCGTTCAGTTCGGACGCTTCGCGGCGAACCATCCGGGGCGGTACACCGTCATGGCGCGGTCCGGGACCGCCTTTGCCGAGAAGACGCTCGAGGTCGTCGAGCGGAGTGCCCGGCGCCCAATTCAGATCACTGCCCGTGGCAACATCAACCACGTGCACACCTCCGATCTCTGGCCCTGGGCAGGGAAGGACGGCCGCGACTATGCGCTGGTCGGGACCTGGGGCGGCGACGGCTATGCCTACGTCTTCGACATTACGGACCTCAATAACCTGGTCAAGACCGACTCGATCAAGATCGACGCCCGCACCATCAACGACGTCACGGTGTCACCCGACGGCCGCTACGGAGTGCTGGCGCGTGAAGGCGCGTCGAACCGGATCAACGGCGTCGTGATTCTCGATCTGGCCAATCCGCGGCACCCCAAGGTCGCGTCGACCTTCGAGCAGGAACTCACCGGCGGCGTGCACAACATGTTTGCCACCGATGACTACCTCTACGCCATCTCCGGCGGGGCCAAGTACGTCATCATCGACATGAGCGACATTTACAAGCCGAAGTATGTCAGCGAGTACCGCCACCCGAATGCCCGGATTCACGATCTCTGGGTCAAGGACGGCATTGCCTACTCGGCGCAGGGCGGGGCGGGGACGGTGGTTGTCGACGTTGGCAACGGGAAGTGGGGCGGCTCGCCCCAGAATCCGAAGCTGATTACGACCTACGCGGTCAACAGCGGTCACGAAATCTTCCCGTACTACCAGGAGTCGACCGGGCGGACCTACCTGTTCATCGGCGACGAAGAGATGAACCGGTCCAATCGGGTCTGGGCCGGCACCAACTATCGCAACGAGATGACCACACCGGGCGGCGTACCGCAGACGTCCGGCGGATACGTCCATATCGTCGACTTCACCGATCCGATGAAGCCGATGCCGGTGGGCCGTTATCACATCGAGGACTTCGGTGCGCACGACATCATCGTCAAGGACGACGTGCTCTACCAGGCCTACTATGAAGGTGGCGTGCGGGTCGTCGATGTCTCCGGCGAGCTGATGGGCAACCTGGTCGACCAGGGCCGTGAGATTGCCGTGTTCAAACCGTACGATCCGAAGGGCTTCACGCCCAATGCGTCGTTCGTGATGAACGCCATGCCGTGGAAAGGGCATGTGCTCTTCACGGACTTCAACACGGGTCTGTGGGCGGCGCGGGTCATGCCGAAGGAAACGCTGACGCCCTGA
- a CDS encoding beta-lactamase family protein has product MRRSFGLILLALTPTLIGAQSSPRPDRWQPVREAANRLVVERGVAAVAVAVAKDGKIVWEEGFGWANREKLIPATEHTMFSLASISKPITATGLMLLVDRGQVDLDRPANDYLGFGKITGLAGDASGATVRRILAHTSGLPLHYQFFYDNEATRRRPSMDETVGRYGILVSAPGETFQYSNLGYGILDDIISRVSGRTYADFMRNEVFLPLGLTRTSIDIAPGLEPYVAERYWRGKPVPFYTFDHPGGSAVYSSAHDLVRFGMFHLKNKLAEQRAILPASRIDEMQRPETPAFGSHYSLGWVVGQDRGHRLVQHSGGMPGVSTILHLYPEANAVIVVLTNASAAPFGDVLSEAAAVILPGYADSLKAERARPRPTPAPAAFAPPAELVGTWTGTLRTWTRTLPFELEVRSSGEMQTQIGEAMRPGDDPLLRKQLRALVNMPSYRDGVLSGRFAGTIPTPDVDWVSHTVAFDLRLVNGVLRGQASAQTGIDPLFFSVASYLELRKR; this is encoded by the coding sequence ATGCGACGATCGTTTGGCCTGATCCTCCTTGCCCTGACGCCGACCCTGATCGGCGCCCAAAGTTCACCGCGCCCCGATCGCTGGCAACCCGTGCGCGAAGCCGCCAACCGCCTGGTCGTCGAGCGCGGTGTCGCCGCCGTTGCGGTTGCCGTTGCCAAAGACGGCAAGATCGTCTGGGAGGAGGGTTTCGGTTGGGCCAACCGAGAAAAACTCATCCCGGCCACCGAGCACACCATGTTCTCGCTGGCCTCGATCTCCAAGCCGATCACGGCCACCGGCCTGATGCTTCTCGTCGACCGCGGTCAGGTGGATCTCGATCGGCCCGCCAACGACTACCTCGGCTTCGGTAAGATTACCGGTCTGGCCGGCGATGCCTCGGGTGCCACGGTCCGACGAATCCTGGCGCACACCTCGGGCCTGCCTCTTCACTACCAGTTCTTTTACGACAACGAGGCAACCCGCCGCCGCCCTTCGATGGATGAAACCGTCGGTCGCTACGGCATCCTGGTCTCCGCACCTGGCGAGACCTTCCAGTACTCGAACCTTGGCTACGGGATTCTGGACGATATCATCAGCCGGGTGTCCGGCCGCACCTACGCCGATTTCATGCGGAACGAAGTCTTCCTGCCGTTGGGACTGACCCGGACTTCGATCGATATCGCCCCCGGACTCGAGCCCTATGTCGCCGAGCGGTACTGGAGAGGCAAACCGGTGCCGTTCTACACCTTCGATCATCCGGGCGGGTCGGCCGTCTACTCCAGCGCGCACGACCTGGTGCGCTTCGGCATGTTCCACCTCAAGAACAAGCTAGCCGAGCAGCGGGCCATTCTGCCTGCATCGCGAATCGACGAGATGCAGCGCCCGGAGACACCGGCCTTTGGTTCGCACTACAGCCTGGGATGGGTCGTCGGTCAGGATCGCGGACACCGGCTGGTTCAGCACAGCGGCGGGATGCCTGGAGTCAGCACCATCCTCCACCTCTATCCGGAAGCCAACGCCGTCATCGTGGTGCTGACCAACGCGTCGGCCGCACCGTTCGGCGACGTCCTGAGCGAGGCGGCTGCCGTCATCCTGCCCGGCTACGCCGATTCGCTCAAAGCGGAGCGCGCCCGGCCCCGACCGACGCCCGCGCCAGCCGCATTCGCGCCACCGGCCGAGCTGGTCGGCACCTGGACCGGCACGCTGCGTACCTGGACCAGAACCCTTCCCTTCGAGCTGGAAGTCCGGTCATCAGGCGAAATGCAGACCCAGATCGGCGAGGCGATGCGTCCAGGCGATGACCCTTTGCTTCGCAAACAGCTCCGCGCCCTGGTCAACATGCCAAGCTACCGTGACGGCGTCCTGAGCGGCCGTTTTGCCGGCACCATTCCGACACCCGACGTCGATTGGGTGTCCCATACCGTCGCCTTCGACCTGCGTCTCGTCAATGGCGTTCTACGCGGTCAGGCCAGCGCCCAGACCGGCATCGATCCGCTCTTCTTCTCGGTTGCTTCGTATCTGGAGCTCCGCAAACGATAG
- a CDS encoding TlpA family protein disulfide reductase: MLELSSLARGWVAIGLLTLGSAGLAAQEPSGRWTGTISYDSLRIDFPLEWAVESGRQLVRLYNGDLPVTSTAVHRQGDSVVVEFAHLATRFEGVLEGGAFRGRYGNERRGYHPVEAAPTLEAARFAAGAPRIDGEWYLPVETAKGERAWRFVVRQDGSQLSATILRVDGDAGALTGGWTGSRFVLSHFAGTRPARLEIDPQSDGTLRLTLHAPRGAPRSFEAIRPELARARGLPEPADVATHTRVRDPKEPFTFAFPDLDGRLVTERDARFVGKVIVVNVTGSWCPNCHDEAPFLADLYRRYRDRGLEVVALDFEEAEELEDLSRLRAFVARYGIEYPYLVAGEPGEVAAKLPQAVNLNTWPATFFINREGRVHAVRSGFAAKASGSYHDALVREYIAIVEGLLDQ; encoded by the coding sequence ATGCTGGAACTGAGCAGTCTCGCGCGTGGGTGGGTTGCCATCGGGCTGCTGACTCTTGGCTCGGCAGGTCTCGCGGCGCAGGAGCCCAGCGGCCGCTGGACCGGCACGATCAGCTATGACTCGTTGCGCATCGACTTTCCGCTCGAATGGGCCGTCGAGTCGGGGCGCCAGCTGGTTCGGCTCTACAACGGCGACCTGCCGGTGACCTCGACGGCAGTGCATCGGCAGGGCGACTCCGTCGTGGTCGAGTTTGCCCACCTGGCCACGAGGTTCGAAGGCGTGCTCGAGGGCGGCGCCTTCCGGGGTCGCTATGGCAACGAGCGGCGCGGTTACCATCCGGTCGAGGCGGCGCCGACCCTCGAGGCGGCACGATTCGCAGCCGGGGCCCCTCGGATCGACGGAGAGTGGTACCTGCCGGTCGAAACCGCCAAGGGCGAGCGCGCCTGGCGTTTCGTGGTACGGCAGGACGGATCGCAGCTGTCCGCGACGATCCTCCGGGTGGACGGCGATGCCGGAGCTCTCACGGGCGGCTGGACGGGGTCCAGGTTCGTGCTCAGCCATTTCGCCGGAACCCGTCCGGCGCGGCTCGAGATCGATCCGCAGTCGGATGGCACGCTCCGGCTGACGCTTCATGCGCCGCGGGGAGCGCCCCGAAGCTTCGAGGCGATCCGACCCGAGCTGGCCCGTGCCCGGGGGCTCCCCGAGCCCGCCGACGTCGCGACGCACACCAGGGTTCGCGATCCGAAAGAGCCGTTCACCTTTGCGTTTCCCGATCTCGACGGTCGGCTGGTCACGGAGCGGGACGCCCGCTTTGTCGGCAAGGTCATCGTGGTGAATGTCACCGGCAGCTGGTGCCCCAACTGCCACGACGAGGCGCCCTTCCTGGCCGATCTCTACCGGCGCTATCGGGACCGGGGGCTCGAGGTCGTCGCCCTGGACTTCGAAGAAGCGGAGGAACTGGAGGATCTCAGCCGGCTGCGCGCGTTCGTCGCCAGGTATGGCATCGAGTACCCGTACCTCGTGGCGGGCGAGCCCGGCGAGGTCGCTGCCAAGCTGCCGCAGGCCGTCAACCTGAACACCTGGCCCGCCACCTTCTTCATCAACCGGGAAGGCCGGGTTCACGCGGTGCGAAGCGGCTTTGCCGCCAAAGCCAGCGGGTCGTATCACGACGCGCTGGTGCGGGAGTACATCGCCATCGTGGAGGGTCTGCTCGACCAGTAA
- a CDS encoding Glu/Leu/Phe/Val dehydrogenase, with translation MTTEVSLLAQVEAMFDQAAALTPHDPTLLAHIKACNAVYQMTFPLRRDDGTIEVIHAWRAEHSHHRMPTKGGIRYSMAVTADEVMGLASLMTFKCALLDVPFGGAKGGIRIARHKYSAAELERITRRYTFELWRKNFIGPGVDVPAPDYGTSSREMAWIADTYRSLSNDLNAMACVTAKPASQGGIRGRTEATGRGVMFGLREACNVADDMKKLGLTPGLAGKRVVIQGLGNVGYYAAKFLQEQGAVLVGLAEYEGAISNPKGLDLDRVMQHRKTNKSILGYPGAQDIPQSIAALELDCDILIPAALENVITADNAPRIKAKIIGEAANGPTTAEADGILKARGVYIIPDFYLNAGGVTVSYFEWLKNLSHVRFGRMQRRFEEQSNLGILNLVQQSTGRAIDQAELDRIAHGASEEDLVNSGLEDSMAVAYHQIRDILLRPKGPTDLRTAAFVSAIDKIAVSYEELGLFP, from the coding sequence ATGACGACCGAAGTCAGTCTCCTCGCGCAGGTCGAAGCCATGTTCGACCAGGCCGCGGCCCTGACCCCGCACGACCCGACCCTGCTGGCGCACATCAAGGCATGCAATGCCGTCTATCAGATGACCTTCCCGCTTCGTCGCGACGACGGCACGATCGAGGTGATTCACGCCTGGCGCGCGGAACACAGCCACCATCGGATGCCGACCAAGGGCGGGATCCGCTACTCGATGGCCGTCACGGCCGACGAGGTGATGGGTCTCGCGTCGCTGATGACGTTCAAGTGCGCCCTGCTGGATGTGCCCTTCGGTGGCGCCAAGGGCGGCATCCGGATTGCTCGCCACAAGTACTCGGCTGCGGAGCTCGAGCGGATAACCCGGCGCTACACCTTCGAGCTCTGGCGCAAGAACTTCATCGGACCTGGCGTGGACGTTCCGGCGCCCGACTACGGCACCAGCTCGCGCGAAATGGCCTGGATTGCCGACACCTACCGCAGCCTGAGCAATGACTTGAATGCGATGGCCTGCGTGACCGCCAAGCCTGCTTCGCAGGGTGGAATCCGGGGCCGCACCGAAGCCACCGGTCGAGGGGTGATGTTCGGCCTGCGCGAAGCCTGCAACGTCGCCGACGACATGAAGAAGCTCGGTTTGACTCCCGGGCTGGCCGGGAAGCGGGTCGTGATCCAGGGTCTCGGCAATGTGGGCTACTACGCCGCCAAGTTTCTCCAGGAGCAGGGCGCCGTGCTGGTTGGGCTGGCCGAGTATGAAGGCGCAATCAGCAACCCGAAGGGTCTCGACCTCGACCGGGTGATGCAGCACCGGAAAACCAACAAGTCGATCCTGGGTTATCCGGGGGCTCAGGATATCCCACAGTCGATCGCTGCGCTCGAACTCGACTGCGATATCCTGATCCCTGCCGCTCTCGAGAATGTGATTACCGCGGACAACGCTCCGCGCATCAAAGCCAAGATCATCGGCGAGGCGGCCAACGGACCAACCACGGCGGAGGCAGACGGCATCCTCAAAGCGCGGGGCGTCTACATCATTCCCGACTTCTATCTCAATGCCGGTGGTGTCACCGTCTCGTACTTCGAATGGCTCAAGAACCTCTCGCACGTCCGTTTCGGACGCATGCAGCGGCGCTTCGAAGAGCAATCGAACCTGGGCATCCTGAATCTGGTCCAGCAGTCGACCGGACGTGCCATCGATCAGGCCGAGCTCGATCGGATTGCCCACGGAGCAAGCGAAGAGGATCTGGTCAACTCGGGCCTGGAAGACTCCATGGCCGTAGCCTACCACCAGATTCGCGACATCCTGCTCCGGCCCAAGGGCCCGACGGACCTCCGCACCGCAGCGTTCGTGTCCGCCATCGACAAGATTGCCGTCAGCTACGAGGAACTGGGCCTCTTCCCCTAA
- a CDS encoding DUF3500 domain-containing protein yields MRLLAVTVVSLLVTVGVPELGAQQESTAARAARLSREAEARGLAEPFKGITTDGTPLTGLFPIRSTGVSTAPAVEAARTFIKSLTPIQQAKTLFADDDPEWRKWMNQHFYVRQGVGFREMSEAQREAAFAMLGASLSAKGLRLSRDIMRLNHTLAELTGNFEEYGEWLYWITIMGEPSETEPWGWQLDGHHLIINYFVLGDQVVMTPMFVGSEPVTATSGKYQGVSILQQEQDAGLALVNALMPGQRKAAIIDSAKAGVNTLTEAFRDNVVLDYAGVSARSFSPSQRRQLLDLIGLYVGNMREGHARVRMAEVEAHLDRTHFAWIGPTEPDAVFYYRIHSPVILIEFDHQRPIALREHGTGPTRHHIHAVVRTPNGNDYGKDLLREHHRRHTHPH; encoded by the coding sequence ATGCGCTTGCTGGCCGTCACCGTTGTGAGTCTGCTCGTAACAGTCGGAGTACCAGAGCTCGGAGCGCAGCAGGAGAGTACCGCGGCCCGCGCAGCGCGGCTGTCCCGCGAGGCGGAAGCCCGCGGCCTCGCCGAGCCGTTCAAGGGCATCACTACCGACGGCACCCCGCTCACTGGCCTCTTTCCAATTCGATCGACCGGTGTCTCCACAGCTCCTGCCGTGGAGGCCGCACGCACCTTCATCAAGTCTCTGACCCCGATTCAGCAAGCCAAGACGCTCTTTGCCGACGACGACCCCGAGTGGCGTAAATGGATGAACCAGCATTTCTACGTTCGCCAGGGCGTTGGCTTCAGGGAGATGAGCGAGGCCCAGCGTGAGGCGGCCTTTGCCATGCTGGGCGCCTCGCTGAGCGCCAAGGGCCTGCGATTGAGCCGCGACATCATGCGACTCAATCACACGCTGGCGGAGCTGACGGGCAACTTCGAGGAGTACGGCGAGTGGCTCTACTGGATCACCATCATGGGCGAGCCCTCGGAAACCGAACCCTGGGGCTGGCAGCTCGACGGGCATCACCTGATCATCAACTACTTCGTCCTGGGCGACCAGGTGGTGATGACCCCGATGTTCGTCGGCTCCGAGCCTGTCACGGCGACGTCAGGCAAGTACCAGGGCGTCTCGATCCTGCAGCAGGAGCAGGACGCCGGCCTGGCCCTGGTCAATGCCCTGATGCCCGGTCAACGCAAGGCGGCGATCATCGACAGCGCCAAGGCAGGCGTCAACACGCTGACCGAGGCTTTTCGTGACAACGTCGTGCTCGACTACGCCGGTGTGTCGGCTCGTTCGTTTTCGCCCAGCCAGCGGCGTCAGCTGCTGGACCTGATCGGCCTCTACGTCGGCAACATGCGGGAAGGTCACGCCCGGGTGCGCATGGCCGAGGTCGAGGCGCACCTCGACCGGACCCATTTCGCCTGGATCGGGCCGACCGAGCCCGACGCCGTCTTCTACTACCGAATCCACAGCCCCGTCATTCTGATCGAGTTCGACCATCAGCGCCCGATTGCGCTGCGAGAGCACGGAACCGGGCCAACCCGCCACCACATTCATGCCGTGGTCCGAACCCCGAATGGCAACGACTACGGCAAGGACCTGCTCCGAGAACACCATCGCCGGCACACGCATCCGCACTGA